The Kribbella jejuensis genome segment GGCCGGAGCCGCCGAGCGGCTGGGCTGGGGCACGCTCGACGTACCGCTGCTGATCAACTCGGTCGACTACCAAGGACGAGCCGGCTGCGTGCGCTGCGGCCAGTGCGTGGGGTTCGCCTGCCCGGTCGAGGCGAAGAGCGGTATGCATAACACGGCCCTTCCCGCGGCGCTCGCGACCGGCAACTGCACGCTCGTCACGTCGACCACCGCCGAACGGCTCGTCACCGACGAAACCGGCCGGGTCGTCGGGGTCGCGATGGTCGGCGACAACGGACGGCGGACGATCCTGTGCGACGAGGTGGTGATCGCGGCCGGTGCCTCGGAAACGCCGCGGTTGCTGCTGAACAGTGCGCACGACGGTGAGCCGCAGGGTATCGGCAACAACCAGGACCAGGTCGGCCGGCATCTGCAGGCGCACGTGTACGCCGGTGCGGTCGGGTTGTTCGAGGACGAGGTGGCCGACCTCGTCGGGCCGGGTGTGTCGATCGCGACCTGCGACTTCCGGCACGGGAACGACGGCTTCGTCGGTGGCGGGATGCTCGCGAACGAATTCGTGCCGACCCCGGCGGCGACGTACGACTACCTGACCGGCGCCGGGATGATCCCGCCGGCCGGAGCGGAGAGCGTGCAAGCGATGCGGCACGCCGTACGGCGGATGGTCCGCGTGGTCGGGCCGATCCAGGAGATGACGTCGGCCGAGTCCCGTGTCCGCGTCGACCGGTCCGTCGTGGATCGGTACGGAAACCCGGTGGTGGTCACCAGCGGATCGATTCATCCCGAGGATGCCCGGCTCCACGACTTCATGAGCGCAAGGGCCGTCGAGTGGCTGACCGCGGCGGGTGCCGTTCGGACGTCAGCGTCGAGGCTGGGGAGTCTCGGCCGGCCGAGCATCGGGCAGCATCAGGCCGGGACGTGCCGGATGGGCGATGACCCGGCCCGCTCGGCCACCGATCCGCACGGCCGCGTCTGGGGACACGACAACGTGTGGATCGCCGATGCCTCGGTGCACGTCACGAACGGCGGCGTGAACCCGGTTCTCACCGTCCTCGCGACCGCCTTGCGCACGGCCACGGGGATCGTGGCTTAGCCGACCCGGGAGATGCCCACGCCGCTGCGGGCGTCCCGGCCGTACTTCGCGAGCTCCGCGGGCAGGTCGAGCCGGGACACGCCGGCCTTGTTCCGGTCCTCGTCGGTGAGCAGGTCGGCCGGGATGATCCAGACGATCTCGAACTCCAGACCGTCCGGGTCCTTGCCGTACAGCGACTTGGTCGTGCCGTGGTCGGACGCACCGACCAGCGCATCGGCCTGGCTCAGCGCGTCGGCCAGGGACTCCAGGTCACCGAGCGTGTCGACCTCCCACGCCAGGTGGTACAGCCCGACACTCGTCCGGCCGGCGCCGGACGGCGCGGCCTGGGACCCGATCTGGAACAGGCCGAGGTCGTGGTCGTTGGTGGACCCGGGTGCGCGCAGGAACGCCGCGCCGGGGAACGCGTCGCCGGTCTCGGTGTAGCCGAAGCCGAGGACGTCTCGGTAGAACGCGACGCTCGCCGCGACGTCGCGCACGTACAGGACCGCGTGGTTCAACCGGAAGATCGCCATGTCAACCATGGTAGTTGAAGACTCAACTTATTTCTAGCGGCGGCGCTTGGGTTTCTGCTGCGGGGTCTTTTGGGGCTTGGCCCTCTTGGCGGGTACGGCGGGCACGGCGGGACCGCGCGAGCTGTTCACGGTCCGGCCGCGGACGATCCCGATCAGGTGCTCGACAACTTCGCGGTCGTCGTCCTCCCGCCAGCTGAGCGCCACCTGCGACTCCGGTACGCCGGTCAGCGGGCGGTAGGTGAGGTCCTTGCGGTGGTGCAGCCGCGCCAGCGACTGCGGGACGACCAGCAGGCCGGTGCCCATGGCAACCAGCTCGATCGCGTCCCGGGTCCGCGCCGGACGCTCGTCGATCAGCC includes the following:
- a CDS encoding GMC family oxidoreductase, which gives rise to MRLSEQQRIELERLAEYVVPGEGWQRSAVEFVERVLTEDRPDWTGRVERALAGGDREWLTRLVAQGYYAQPSAWQSVGWHTGKFDTVQTELRVTPWEAVADRYDTVVIGSGAGGGAAAQVLAESGRSVLVVELGDYPSTDSLAHDHLRNPRATLGLPAPTDPDPAGRPRVAIQDGVRSQVLPPDGGWGNNAFTVGGGTRVYGAQAWRFVPRDFRMATTYGVPEGSSLADWPISYDDLEPYYSLAEQRFGVSGGGTDPWHGPRSIPLPMPPMPRTGPADLLAGAAERLGWGTLDVPLLINSVDYQGRAGCVRCGQCVGFACPVEAKSGMHNTALPAALATGNCTLVTSTTAERLVTDETGRVVGVAMVGDNGRRTILCDEVVIAAGASETPRLLLNSAHDGEPQGIGNNQDQVGRHLQAHVYAGAVGLFEDEVADLVGPGVSIATCDFRHGNDGFVGGGMLANEFVPTPAATYDYLTGAGMIPPAGAESVQAMRHAVRRMVRVVGPIQEMTSAESRVRVDRSVVDRYGNPVVVTSGSIHPEDARLHDFMSARAVEWLTAAGAVRTSASRLGSLGRPSIGQHQAGTCRMGDDPARSATDPHGRVWGHDNVWIADASVHVTNGGVNPVLTVLATALRTATGIVA
- a CDS encoding VOC family protein, whose protein sequence is MAIFRLNHAVLYVRDVAASVAFYRDVLGFGYTETGDAFPGAAFLRAPGSTNDHDLGLFQIGSQAAPSGAGRTSVGLYHLAWEVDTLGDLESLADALSQADALVGASDHGTTKSLYGKDPDGLEFEIVWIIPADLLTDEDRNKAGVSRLDLPAELAKYGRDARSGVGISRVG